A part of Planococcus sp. MB-3u-03 genomic DNA contains:
- a CDS encoding S66 peptidase family protein, translated as MRTMPKRLQKGDTVGIISPSSPPNLENLKKALPFLEEMGLNIKMGKSVEAKNGYLAGTDEERLADLHAMFEDPEVKGIICAGGGYGAARYADQIDYGMIKENPKVFWGYSDVTFLHNAIGMYAELVTFHGPMLASDVGKPEFHERSGRMFGQLFQPFELHYDESISELETLSGGMADGELVGGNLSLIRGGIGTKFELDTKGKILLIEDTGEEPYQVDEMLNQLKQARKFEEVAGIVIGDFKNAEPKKPEQSWTLDQVLDDYFKDMGIPVVKGFKIGHCEPHFSVPLGVKARLDANAKTLTILPGVE; from the coding sequence GCCCGCCGAACTTAGAGAATTTGAAAAAGGCCTTGCCGTTTCTGGAGGAAATGGGCCTGAACATCAAAATGGGCAAATCGGTCGAAGCGAAAAACGGCTATCTTGCCGGCACAGACGAAGAACGGCTTGCGGATCTGCATGCCATGTTCGAGGACCCGGAAGTGAAAGGCATCATCTGCGCGGGCGGCGGCTACGGGGCGGCGCGCTATGCGGACCAAATCGACTACGGGATGATCAAGGAAAACCCGAAAGTTTTCTGGGGCTATTCAGACGTGACTTTCCTGCATAATGCGATCGGCATGTATGCGGAATTGGTGACGTTCCACGGCCCGATGCTGGCGTCGGATGTCGGCAAGCCCGAATTCCACGAGCGCAGCGGCCGTATGTTCGGTCAATTGTTCCAGCCGTTCGAATTGCATTACGATGAATCCATATCGGAATTGGAAACCTTATCCGGTGGCATGGCGGACGGAGAACTTGTCGGCGGCAATTTATCATTGATCCGCGGGGGCATCGGGACAAAGTTCGAACTCGACACGAAAGGCAAGATCCTGCTGATTGAAGACACGGGCGAAGAACCATACCAGGTCGACGAAATGCTCAACCAGCTGAAACAGGCCCGCAAGTTCGAGGAAGTGGCCGGTATCGTCATCGGGGATTTCAAGAACGCTGAACCGAAAAAGCCGGAACAATCGTGGACGCTCGATCAAGTGCTGGATGATTATTTCAAGGACATGGGCATCCCGGTCGTCAAAGGTTTCAAGATTGGCCATTGCGAACCGCATTTCTCAGTACCGCTTGGGGTGAAAGCGCGTCTCGATGCCAATGCGAAAACCCTGACCATTCTGCCGGGGGTCGAGTAA